In Amia ocellicauda isolate fAmiCal2 chromosome 16, fAmiCal2.hap1, whole genome shotgun sequence, the following proteins share a genomic window:
- the ubxn4 gene encoding UBX domain-containing protein 4 isoform X3 → MLWFEGTIPAAIASAKQQNCIFVVVITGDDEQSIQMVSSWEDERVGEATANSFVAIKIDAKSETCVQFSQIYPVVCVPSSFFIGDNGIPLEVIAGSVPAVELVKRIEKVKQMHTQKSTGPYGNEAAGVSVSESATPHSLTPQKSKPQPSPASETARANENTTAPAASKESLSRPTEEGPGSGQVTPAEDMSISPDEGSASSQPDDNINLRVERLTKKLEERREQKKKGEEENELKKEVERRKLGKEMLDFKKKREGDNTKRMLEERNREKAEEKAARDRVKQQIALDRADRAARYAKTKEEMDAVKAAALQARQAELDARREASQRERSATARIQFRLPDGSSFTNHFPSEARLEEARLFAVQEVGNRYGNFSLATMFPRREFTGEDFDRTLLELELAPSASVVLLPQTGRPTNTVVQSSGGGIWSILGTIFYPLLAFWRFISSFLTSSPPAPSSSTSQGAQSQRPHPSASTAEPKRETIRKRVLEKRPEDFKKDGKIYRLRTQGDSEDDNNTWNGNSTQQM, encoded by the exons ATGCTCTGGTTTGAGGGCACCATCCCTGCCGCCATCGCCTCCGCCAAGCAGCAGAACTGCATTTTTGTCGTCGTTATCACAG GAGATGAcgaacaatcaatacaaatggtTTCCAGCTGGGAGGATGAAAGGGTTGGTGAAGCAACAGCCAACTCTTTTGTAGCGATTAAGATTGATGCCAAGAG TGAAACCTGTGTGCAGTTTTCACAAATCT ACCCGGTCGTGTGCGTCCCATCCAGTTTCTTTATCGGAGACAACGGGATTCCTCTGGAGGTCATCGCTGGGAGCGTCCCCGCTGTGGAGTTAGTGAAGCGAATTGAAAAAGTTAAGCAG ATGCACACACAGAAGTCGACAGGCCCTTATGGAAATGAGGCGGCCGGCGTGTCCGTCTCAGAATCGGCAACCCCGCATTCACTGACCCCACAAAAGAGCAAgccacagcccagcccagcttCAGAAACGGCTCGAGCGAACGAAAATACCACGGCACCGGCTGCATCCAAAG AATCCCTGTCCAGACCTACAGAGGAAGGCCCCGGCTCCGGTCAGGTGACCCCGGCAGAGGACATGAGCATCTCGCCTGATGAAGGATCGGCCAGTTCCCAGCCTGACGACAACATCAATCTGCGGGTCGAGAG ACTAACGAAGAAACTTGAAGAAAGAAGGGAGCAGAAAAAGAAAGGCGAAGAGGAG AATGAACTAAAGAAAGAAGTCGAACGCAGGAAACTGGGGAAGGAAATGCTGGACTTCAAGAAGAAGCGCGAGGGAGACAATACCAAGCGCATGCTGGAGGAGAGGAACCGGGAGAAGGCCGAAGAGAAGGCGGCGAGGGACCGCGTCAAGCAGCAGATCGCCCTG GACCGTGCGGATAGAGCGGCCCGCTACGCCAAGACGAAGGAGGAGATGGATGCCGTGAAGGCCGCTGCCCTCCAGGCCAGACAAGCAGAGCTGGACGCCCGGAGAGAGGCCTCTCAGAGGGAGAGGAG TGCCACAGCAAGAATACAGTTTCGGCTGCCAGATGGTTCTTCCTTTACCAATCATTTTCCATCTGAAGCCAGGCTAGAGGAAGCCAGGCTATTTGCTGTACAG GAGGTTGGCAATAGATATGGCAATTTTTCACTGGCTACCATGTTCCCAAGACGAGAGTTCACCGGAGAAGATTTTGACAGAACCCTCCTTGAGCTTGAGTTAGCCCCAAGTGCCTCTGTAGTGCTGCTGCCG CAGACGGGGAGGCCAACTAACACAGTGGTTCAGTCTTCAGGAGGGGGGATCTGGTCCATCCTGGGGACGATCTTCTATCCTCTCCTCGCGTTCTGGAGGTTTATTAGCAGCTTCCTGACCTCAAGCCCTCCTGCCCCCAGTTCTTCCACAAGTCAGGGGGCGCAGTCTCAACGCCCACACCCCTCAGCCTCCACAGCAGAGCCAAAGAG AGAAACTATTCGGAAGCGAGTGCTGGAAAAACGTCCAGAGGACTTTAAAAAAGACGGCAAAATCTACAGGTTAAGGACTCAAGGAGACAGCGAGGATGACAATAACACTTGGAATGGAAACTCGACCCAGCAGATGTAG
- the ubxn4 gene encoding UBX domain-containing protein 4 isoform X4 produces MLWFEGTIPAAIASAKQQNCIFVVVITGDDEQSIQMVSSWEDERVGEATANSFVAIKIDAKSETCVQFSQIYPVVCVPSSFFIGDNGIPLEVIAGSVPAVELVKRIEKVKQMHTQKSTGPYGNEAAGVSVSESATPHSLTPQKSKPQPSPASETARANENTTAPAASKESLSRPTEEGPGSGQVTPAEDMSISPDEGSASSQPDDNINLRVERLTKKLEERREQKKKGEEENELKKEVERRKLGKEMLDFKKKREGDNTKRMLEERNREKAEEKAARDRVKQQIALDRADRAARYAKTKEEMDAVKAAALQARQAELDARREASQRERSATARIQFRLPDGSSFTNHFPSEARLEEARLFAVQEVGNRYGNFSLATMFPRREFTGEDFDRTLLELELAPSASVVLLPTGRPTNTVVQSSGGGIWSILGTIFYPLLAFWRFISSFLTSSPPAPSSSTSQGAQSQRPHPSASTAEPKRETIRKRVLEKRPEDFKKDGKIYRLRTQGDSEDDNNTWNGNSTQQM; encoded by the exons ATGCTCTGGTTTGAGGGCACCATCCCTGCCGCCATCGCCTCCGCCAAGCAGCAGAACTGCATTTTTGTCGTCGTTATCACAG GAGATGAcgaacaatcaatacaaatggtTTCCAGCTGGGAGGATGAAAGGGTTGGTGAAGCAACAGCCAACTCTTTTGTAGCGATTAAGATTGATGCCAAGAG TGAAACCTGTGTGCAGTTTTCACAAATCT ACCCGGTCGTGTGCGTCCCATCCAGTTTCTTTATCGGAGACAACGGGATTCCTCTGGAGGTCATCGCTGGGAGCGTCCCCGCTGTGGAGTTAGTGAAGCGAATTGAAAAAGTTAAGCAG ATGCACACACAGAAGTCGACAGGCCCTTATGGAAATGAGGCGGCCGGCGTGTCCGTCTCAGAATCGGCAACCCCGCATTCACTGACCCCACAAAAGAGCAAgccacagcccagcccagcttCAGAAACGGCTCGAGCGAACGAAAATACCACGGCACCGGCTGCATCCAAAG AATCCCTGTCCAGACCTACAGAGGAAGGCCCCGGCTCCGGTCAGGTGACCCCGGCAGAGGACATGAGCATCTCGCCTGATGAAGGATCGGCCAGTTCCCAGCCTGACGACAACATCAATCTGCGGGTCGAGAG ACTAACGAAGAAACTTGAAGAAAGAAGGGAGCAGAAAAAGAAAGGCGAAGAGGAG AATGAACTAAAGAAAGAAGTCGAACGCAGGAAACTGGGGAAGGAAATGCTGGACTTCAAGAAGAAGCGCGAGGGAGACAATACCAAGCGCATGCTGGAGGAGAGGAACCGGGAGAAGGCCGAAGAGAAGGCGGCGAGGGACCGCGTCAAGCAGCAGATCGCCCTG GACCGTGCGGATAGAGCGGCCCGCTACGCCAAGACGAAGGAGGAGATGGATGCCGTGAAGGCCGCTGCCCTCCAGGCCAGACAAGCAGAGCTGGACGCCCGGAGAGAGGCCTCTCAGAGGGAGAGGAG TGCCACAGCAAGAATACAGTTTCGGCTGCCAGATGGTTCTTCCTTTACCAATCATTTTCCATCTGAAGCCAGGCTAGAGGAAGCCAGGCTATTTGCTGTACAG GAGGTTGGCAATAGATATGGCAATTTTTCACTGGCTACCATGTTCCCAAGACGAGAGTTCACCGGAGAAGATTTTGACAGAACCCTCCTTGAGCTTGAGTTAGCCCCAAGTGCCTCTGTAGTGCTGCTGCCG ACGGGGAGGCCAACTAACACAGTGGTTCAGTCTTCAGGAGGGGGGATCTGGTCCATCCTGGGGACGATCTTCTATCCTCTCCTCGCGTTCTGGAGGTTTATTAGCAGCTTCCTGACCTCAAGCCCTCCTGCCCCCAGTTCTTCCACAAGTCAGGGGGCGCAGTCTCAACGCCCACACCCCTCAGCCTCCACAGCAGAGCCAAAGAG AGAAACTATTCGGAAGCGAGTGCTGGAAAAACGTCCAGAGGACTTTAAAAAAGACGGCAAAATCTACAGGTTAAGGACTCAAGGAGACAGCGAGGATGACAATAACACTTGGAATGGAAACTCGACCCAGCAGATGTAG
- the ubxn4 gene encoding UBX domain-containing protein 4 isoform X1: protein MLWFEGTIPAAIASAKQQNCIFVVVITGDDEQSIQMVSSWEDERVGEATANSFVAIKIDAKSETCVQFSQIYPVVCVPSSFFIGDNGIPLEVIAGSVPAVELVKRIEKVKQMHTQKSTGPYGNEAAGVSVSESATPHSLTPQKSKPQPSPASETARANENTTAPAASKESLSRPTEEGPGSGQVTPAEDMSISPDEGSASSQPDDNINLRVERLTKKLEERREQKKKGEEESPPSPVQNELKKEVERRKLGKEMLDFKKKREGDNTKRMLEERNREKAEEKAARDRVKQQIALDRADRAARYAKTKEEMDAVKAAALQARQAELDARREASQRERSATARIQFRLPDGSSFTNHFPSEARLEEARLFAVQEVGNRYGNFSLATMFPRREFTGEDFDRTLLELELAPSASVVLLPQTGRPTNTVVQSSGGGIWSILGTIFYPLLAFWRFISSFLTSSPPAPSSSTSQGAQSQRPHPSASTAEPKRETIRKRVLEKRPEDFKKDGKIYRLRTQGDSEDDNNTWNGNSTQQM from the exons ATGCTCTGGTTTGAGGGCACCATCCCTGCCGCCATCGCCTCCGCCAAGCAGCAGAACTGCATTTTTGTCGTCGTTATCACAG GAGATGAcgaacaatcaatacaaatggtTTCCAGCTGGGAGGATGAAAGGGTTGGTGAAGCAACAGCCAACTCTTTTGTAGCGATTAAGATTGATGCCAAGAG TGAAACCTGTGTGCAGTTTTCACAAATCT ACCCGGTCGTGTGCGTCCCATCCAGTTTCTTTATCGGAGACAACGGGATTCCTCTGGAGGTCATCGCTGGGAGCGTCCCCGCTGTGGAGTTAGTGAAGCGAATTGAAAAAGTTAAGCAG ATGCACACACAGAAGTCGACAGGCCCTTATGGAAATGAGGCGGCCGGCGTGTCCGTCTCAGAATCGGCAACCCCGCATTCACTGACCCCACAAAAGAGCAAgccacagcccagcccagcttCAGAAACGGCTCGAGCGAACGAAAATACCACGGCACCGGCTGCATCCAAAG AATCCCTGTCCAGACCTACAGAGGAAGGCCCCGGCTCCGGTCAGGTGACCCCGGCAGAGGACATGAGCATCTCGCCTGATGAAGGATCGGCCAGTTCCCAGCCTGACGACAACATCAATCTGCGGGTCGAGAG ACTAACGAAGAAACTTGAAGAAAGAAGGGAGCAGAAAAAGAAAGGCGAAGAGGAG TCCCCCCCTTCCCCTGTACAGAATGAACTAAAGAAAGAAGTCGAACGCAGGAAACTGGGGAAGGAAATGCTGGACTTCAAGAAGAAGCGCGAGGGAGACAATACCAAGCGCATGCTGGAGGAGAGGAACCGGGAGAAGGCCGAAGAGAAGGCGGCGAGGGACCGCGTCAAGCAGCAGATCGCCCTG GACCGTGCGGATAGAGCGGCCCGCTACGCCAAGACGAAGGAGGAGATGGATGCCGTGAAGGCCGCTGCCCTCCAGGCCAGACAAGCAGAGCTGGACGCCCGGAGAGAGGCCTCTCAGAGGGAGAGGAG TGCCACAGCAAGAATACAGTTTCGGCTGCCAGATGGTTCTTCCTTTACCAATCATTTTCCATCTGAAGCCAGGCTAGAGGAAGCCAGGCTATTTGCTGTACAG GAGGTTGGCAATAGATATGGCAATTTTTCACTGGCTACCATGTTCCCAAGACGAGAGTTCACCGGAGAAGATTTTGACAGAACCCTCCTTGAGCTTGAGTTAGCCCCAAGTGCCTCTGTAGTGCTGCTGCCG CAGACGGGGAGGCCAACTAACACAGTGGTTCAGTCTTCAGGAGGGGGGATCTGGTCCATCCTGGGGACGATCTTCTATCCTCTCCTCGCGTTCTGGAGGTTTATTAGCAGCTTCCTGACCTCAAGCCCTCCTGCCCCCAGTTCTTCCACAAGTCAGGGGGCGCAGTCTCAACGCCCACACCCCTCAGCCTCCACAGCAGAGCCAAAGAG AGAAACTATTCGGAAGCGAGTGCTGGAAAAACGTCCAGAGGACTTTAAAAAAGACGGCAAAATCTACAGGTTAAGGACTCAAGGAGACAGCGAGGATGACAATAACACTTGGAATGGAAACTCGACCCAGCAGATGTAG
- the ubxn4 gene encoding UBX domain-containing protein 4 isoform X2, whose protein sequence is MLWFEGTIPAAIASAKQQNCIFVVVITGDDEQSIQMVSSWEDERVGEATANSFVAIKIDAKSETCVQFSQIYPVVCVPSSFFIGDNGIPLEVIAGSVPAVELVKRIEKVKQMHTQKSTGPYGNEAAGVSVSESATPHSLTPQKSKPQPSPASETARANENTTAPAASKESLSRPTEEGPGSGQVTPAEDMSISPDEGSASSQPDDNINLRVERLTKKLEERREQKKKGEEESPPSPVQNELKKEVERRKLGKEMLDFKKKREGDNTKRMLEERNREKAEEKAARDRVKQQIALDRADRAARYAKTKEEMDAVKAAALQARQAELDARREASQRERSATARIQFRLPDGSSFTNHFPSEARLEEARLFAVQEVGNRYGNFSLATMFPRREFTGEDFDRTLLELELAPSASVVLLPTGRPTNTVVQSSGGGIWSILGTIFYPLLAFWRFISSFLTSSPPAPSSSTSQGAQSQRPHPSASTAEPKRETIRKRVLEKRPEDFKKDGKIYRLRTQGDSEDDNNTWNGNSTQQM, encoded by the exons ATGCTCTGGTTTGAGGGCACCATCCCTGCCGCCATCGCCTCCGCCAAGCAGCAGAACTGCATTTTTGTCGTCGTTATCACAG GAGATGAcgaacaatcaatacaaatggtTTCCAGCTGGGAGGATGAAAGGGTTGGTGAAGCAACAGCCAACTCTTTTGTAGCGATTAAGATTGATGCCAAGAG TGAAACCTGTGTGCAGTTTTCACAAATCT ACCCGGTCGTGTGCGTCCCATCCAGTTTCTTTATCGGAGACAACGGGATTCCTCTGGAGGTCATCGCTGGGAGCGTCCCCGCTGTGGAGTTAGTGAAGCGAATTGAAAAAGTTAAGCAG ATGCACACACAGAAGTCGACAGGCCCTTATGGAAATGAGGCGGCCGGCGTGTCCGTCTCAGAATCGGCAACCCCGCATTCACTGACCCCACAAAAGAGCAAgccacagcccagcccagcttCAGAAACGGCTCGAGCGAACGAAAATACCACGGCACCGGCTGCATCCAAAG AATCCCTGTCCAGACCTACAGAGGAAGGCCCCGGCTCCGGTCAGGTGACCCCGGCAGAGGACATGAGCATCTCGCCTGATGAAGGATCGGCCAGTTCCCAGCCTGACGACAACATCAATCTGCGGGTCGAGAG ACTAACGAAGAAACTTGAAGAAAGAAGGGAGCAGAAAAAGAAAGGCGAAGAGGAG TCCCCCCCTTCCCCTGTACAGAATGAACTAAAGAAAGAAGTCGAACGCAGGAAACTGGGGAAGGAAATGCTGGACTTCAAGAAGAAGCGCGAGGGAGACAATACCAAGCGCATGCTGGAGGAGAGGAACCGGGAGAAGGCCGAAGAGAAGGCGGCGAGGGACCGCGTCAAGCAGCAGATCGCCCTG GACCGTGCGGATAGAGCGGCCCGCTACGCCAAGACGAAGGAGGAGATGGATGCCGTGAAGGCCGCTGCCCTCCAGGCCAGACAAGCAGAGCTGGACGCCCGGAGAGAGGCCTCTCAGAGGGAGAGGAG TGCCACAGCAAGAATACAGTTTCGGCTGCCAGATGGTTCTTCCTTTACCAATCATTTTCCATCTGAAGCCAGGCTAGAGGAAGCCAGGCTATTTGCTGTACAG GAGGTTGGCAATAGATATGGCAATTTTTCACTGGCTACCATGTTCCCAAGACGAGAGTTCACCGGAGAAGATTTTGACAGAACCCTCCTTGAGCTTGAGTTAGCCCCAAGTGCCTCTGTAGTGCTGCTGCCG ACGGGGAGGCCAACTAACACAGTGGTTCAGTCTTCAGGAGGGGGGATCTGGTCCATCCTGGGGACGATCTTCTATCCTCTCCTCGCGTTCTGGAGGTTTATTAGCAGCTTCCTGACCTCAAGCCCTCCTGCCCCCAGTTCTTCCACAAGTCAGGGGGCGCAGTCTCAACGCCCACACCCCTCAGCCTCCACAGCAGAGCCAAAGAG AGAAACTATTCGGAAGCGAGTGCTGGAAAAACGTCCAGAGGACTTTAAAAAAGACGGCAAAATCTACAGGTTAAGGACTCAAGGAGACAGCGAGGATGACAATAACACTTGGAATGGAAACTCGACCCAGCAGATGTAG